From Myxococcales bacterium, the proteins below share one genomic window:
- the pepQ gene encoding Xaa-Pro dipeptidase produces MISPTASASDVLAPRGGWDALTALHAAHVAALADAYGRVAEAHGLDAIVVHAGRPKKRSRFDDQYFGLRPTPHFQHWAPLAEHDAAIVAAPGKAPMLVWPSARDFWERPRPPVSLGFLGAFRVERPALYATGRELLPGGTVGFVGEDAEAALEWGISPERVNDPHLLAALDALRVTKSPYERVCLAEANRLAALGHEAVRRAFASGDASELDLHLEFLRATLQDDAETPYKNIVAKGQNGAILHHIGYAREGLREESLLLDAGATFQGYCSDITRTWVKGTGAAASTFRGIVEGFEKLQLELCAAAKEGLRYEELHDMSHRLVAQVLADTKLVRLSADAIVDEGISRLFYPHGLGHSLGLQTHDVGCALERPRGDNPFLRNTSIIAEGQAFTIEPGLYFIDQKLDELRASPSAASIDFSLVDALSVFGGVRIEDDLVVGAEGAVENLTRPFLPTGGAGVTA; encoded by the coding sequence GTGATCTCGCCGACCGCCTCCGCCTCCGACGTCCTCGCCCCCCGGGGTGGCTGGGATGCCCTCACCGCCCTCCACGCGGCCCACGTCGCCGCCCTCGCCGATGCCTACGGTCGTGTCGCCGAGGCACACGGCCTCGACGCCATCGTCGTGCACGCGGGGCGCCCGAAGAAGCGCTCCCGCTTCGACGACCAATACTTCGGCCTCCGCCCCACACCGCACTTTCAGCACTGGGCACCGCTCGCCGAGCACGACGCGGCCATCGTCGCCGCCCCGGGCAAAGCGCCCATGCTCGTGTGGCCGAGCGCACGCGATTTTTGGGAGCGCCCTCGCCCCCCCGTCTCGCTCGGGTTCCTCGGAGCCTTCCGCGTCGAACGCCCCGCGCTCTACGCGACCGGGCGCGAGCTCCTCCCCGGCGGGACCGTGGGGTTCGTGGGCGAGGACGCCGAAGCCGCGCTCGAATGGGGCATCTCGCCCGAGCGTGTGAACGACCCGCACCTCCTCGCCGCGCTCGACGCCCTCCGCGTGACGAAGTCTCCCTACGAGCGCGTCTGCCTGGCCGAGGCGAATCGGCTCGCCGCGCTCGGGCACGAGGCCGTACGCCGCGCGTTCGCCTCGGGAGACGCCTCCGAGCTCGACCTCCACCTCGAGTTTCTCCGCGCGACCCTCCAGGACGACGCCGAGACGCCGTACAAAAACATCGTCGCCAAGGGGCAAAACGGCGCGATCTTGCACCACATCGGGTACGCGCGCGAGGGCCTGCGCGAAGAGTCGCTGCTGCTCGACGCGGGCGCTACCTTCCAGGGCTACTGCTCCGACATCACGCGCACGTGGGTGAAGGGCACCGGCGCCGCCGCGTCGACGTTCCGAGGCATCGTCGAAGGCTTCGAGAAGCTCCAGCTCGAGCTCTGCGCCGCCGCGAAGGAAGGTCTCCGCTACGAGGAGCTCCACGACATGTCCCACCGGCTCGTCGCGCAGGTCTTGGCCGACACGAAGCTCGTGCGGCTCTCGGCCGACGCGATCGTCGACGAGGGCATCTCGCGTCTCTTCTATCCGCACGGGCTCGGCCACTCGCTCGGGCTCCAGACCCACGACGTCGGGTGCGCTCTCGAGCGGCCACGAGGAGACAACCCCTTCCTCCGCAACACGTCGATCATCGCCGAGGGGCAGGCCTTCACCATCGAGCCCGGCCTCTACTTCATCGACCAGAAGCTCGACGAGCTGCGCGCCTCCCCCAGCGCCGCGAGCATCGACTTCTCCCTCGTCGACGCGCTCTCGGTGTTCGGCGGTGTCCGCATCGAGGACGACCTCGTCGTCGGGGCCGAGGGCGCGGTCGAGAACCTCACCCGTCCGTTCCTCCCCACGGGCGGCGCCGGCGTCACGGCCTGA
- the ggt gene encoding gamma-glutamyltransferase, protein MTIRASRFGVGPWLVSLALGFSACHDGAPRSVPTPVAPPASVAPTSATPPSEVARSARGMVVSDEARATAVGRDVLARGGNAADAAVALAFALAVTFPTAGNIGGGGFAVASVGGKAHALDFRETAPGRATRDMYKGKDGKPTEDAQLGIRSAGVPGAVAGLYELFVKLGSGTIPFREIVAPAVALARDGFVVDRAFLETLERGGDRLRTHPASSALYFPGGKPPELGSTFRNVRLAETLERIGREGPRGFYEGETARAIAEQMKAEGGLVTLDDLSGYRAKWRTPIETRYRGRTVVTMPPPSSGGVTLAMMTHILESYDLGKLGYGAAETTGLVAEAMRRAFAARNAKLGDPDFVKIDTTTLLSDAWASEQRKTITLGRATPSSAIPSGPSEPSAPHTTHFSVVDARGDAVSLTTTINFWFGSGVTVEKAGFLLNDEMDDFAAVPGAPNGFGLVQGELNAIAPGKRMLSSMTPTIVRDADGRIELVLGAAGGPTIITAVLQELVDVVDHGRTIVDAVAAPRIHMQHLPDRVDHEPRSFDASTRERLLGMGYVLGERPRIADAPAIGRLGGVWVGVAEPRRLGGAAAGP, encoded by the coding sequence ATGACGATCCGTGCATCTCGCTTCGGCGTCGGACCGTGGCTCGTTTCGCTCGCTCTCGGGTTCTCCGCGTGCCACGACGGGGCTCCTCGAAGCGTGCCCACCCCGGTCGCGCCTCCCGCGAGCGTCGCGCCGACTTCGGCCACGCCCCCCTCGGAGGTTGCCCGATCGGCGCGGGGGATGGTCGTGTCCGACGAGGCCCGCGCGACCGCCGTGGGGCGCGACGTGCTCGCGCGCGGAGGAAACGCGGCGGACGCGGCGGTGGCCTTGGCGTTCGCGCTCGCGGTCACGTTCCCGACGGCAGGGAACATCGGGGGCGGAGGGTTCGCGGTCGCGAGCGTCGGAGGCAAGGCGCACGCGCTCGACTTCCGTGAGACGGCCCCGGGGCGCGCGACCCGCGACATGTACAAGGGCAAGGACGGAAAGCCGACGGAGGACGCGCAGCTCGGGATTCGATCCGCGGGCGTGCCGGGCGCGGTCGCGGGTCTCTACGAGCTCTTCGTGAAGCTCGGGTCGGGCACGATCCCGTTTCGCGAGATCGTCGCGCCGGCCGTGGCCCTCGCGCGGGACGGCTTCGTCGTCGATCGCGCCTTCCTCGAGACGCTCGAACGGGGAGGGGACCGCCTCCGTACGCATCCGGCGTCTTCGGCCCTGTATTTCCCAGGTGGAAAGCCCCCCGAGCTCGGGTCGACGTTCCGGAACGTGCGCCTCGCCGAGACGCTCGAGCGCATCGGCCGCGAGGGCCCCAGGGGCTTCTACGAGGGCGAGACGGCGCGCGCGATCGCCGAGCAGATGAAGGCCGAAGGCGGGCTCGTCACGCTCGACGATCTCTCCGGGTACCGCGCCAAGTGGCGCACGCCCATCGAGACGCGCTACCGCGGCCGGACCGTCGTGACGATGCCGCCTCCCTCGTCCGGGGGCGTGACGCTCGCGATGATGACCCACATCCTCGAGTCCTACGATCTCGGAAAGCTCGGGTACGGTGCGGCCGAGACGACCGGGCTCGTCGCCGAGGCGATGCGCCGCGCGTTCGCCGCGCGGAACGCGAAGCTCGGGGATCCCGACTTCGTCAAGATCGACACCACGACCTTGCTCTCGGACGCGTGGGCGAGCGAGCAACGAAAGACCATCACGCTCGGCCGCGCGACACCCTCGAGCGCGATCCCTTCGGGGCCTTCGGAGCCCAGCGCGCCGCACACGACTCACTTCTCCGTGGTCGACGCTCGGGGCGATGCGGTGTCGCTCACGACGACCATCAACTTCTGGTTCGGCTCGGGCGTCACGGTCGAGAAGGCCGGGTTCCTCCTGAACGACGAGATGGACGACTTCGCCGCGGTGCCCGGCGCCCCGAACGGCTTCGGGCTCGTGCAGGGCGAGCTCAACGCGATCGCTCCTGGAAAACGCATGCTCTCGTCGATGACACCGACGATCGTGCGTGACGCCGACGGCCGCATCGAGCTCGTCCTCGGCGCGGCGGGCGGGCCCACGATCATCACCGCGGTGCTCCAAGAGCTCGTGGACGTCGTCGACCACGGGCGCACCATCGTGGACGCGGTGGCGGCGCCGCGGATCCACATGCAGCACCTCCCCGATCGCGTGGACCACGAGCCGCGGTCGTTCGACGCGTCGACGCGAGAGCGCCTGCTCGGGATGGGGTACGTGCTCGGCGAGAGGCCGCGTATCGCCGACGCTCCGGCGATCGGTCGCTTGGGGGGAGTGTGGGTCGGTGTGGCAGAGCCGCGCCGTCTCGGCGGGGCCGCGGCGGGGCCTTGA
- a CDS encoding peptide chain release factor 3: MSDIALLRSHIAKRRTFAIISHPDAGKTTLTEKLLLYGGAIHLAGSVKSRRAARHATSDWMALEKERGISISTSVLQFDYAGCHFNLLDTPGHNDFSEDTYRTLAAADCAVMLIDCVKGVEPQTIKLFEVCRMRGIPIVTFINKVDRPGKAPLDLLDEIEQVLGIPCTPMTWPVGMGPSFRGVFDREKKAFYRFEEGENIGHKAAMEVGSLTDPALADEIGEERLGNLRDELELLDAAGNAFETEAFLSGKVTPVFFGSAMNNFGVEPFLARFMGLCPSPRTRVASGQEIPADAEFFTGFVFKIQANMDPQHRDRIAFVRICSGKFVRGMDVRHVRSKKKLTLSRSLNFLAQERVTVDEAYSGDIVGVWDPGVLRIGDALTTGPDVEFDGIPRFSPEHFVRVRSADPMKRKQLKKGLEELSDEGAVLLLFDRDENDPEPILGTVGPLQFDVVQYRLKSEYGVAAIFERMPYNYARWVEESETHRLSPEEVVRRGSIACVYDVERRPILLFDTEWVMHRTQEKLQGLTFIAAAQPGRRQHGKR, encoded by the coding sequence ATGTCCGACATCGCCCTCCTCCGATCCCACATCGCGAAGCGCCGCACCTTCGCGATCATTTCGCACCCCGACGCCGGCAAGACCACACTCACCGAGAAGCTCCTCCTCTACGGCGGAGCGATCCACCTCGCCGGGAGCGTGAAGTCGCGCCGGGCCGCTCGCCACGCGACGAGCGACTGGATGGCCCTCGAGAAAGAGCGTGGGATCTCGATCAGCACGAGCGTGCTCCAGTTCGACTACGCCGGTTGCCACTTCAACCTGCTCGACACGCCCGGCCACAACGACTTCAGCGAGGACACGTACCGCACGCTCGCCGCGGCCGACTGCGCGGTGATGCTGATCGACTGCGTGAAGGGCGTCGAGCCGCAGACGATCAAGCTCTTCGAGGTGTGTCGCATGCGCGGCATCCCGATCGTGACCTTCATCAACAAGGTCGACCGCCCGGGCAAGGCCCCGCTCGACCTGCTCGACGAGATCGAGCAGGTGCTCGGGATCCCCTGCACGCCGATGACCTGGCCCGTGGGCATGGGGCCGTCGTTCCGCGGCGTGTTCGATCGCGAGAAGAAGGCGTTTTACCGGTTCGAAGAGGGCGAGAACATCGGCCACAAGGCCGCCATGGAGGTCGGCAGCCTCACCGATCCGGCCCTCGCGGACGAGATCGGCGAAGAGCGCCTCGGAAACCTCCGCGACGAGCTCGAGCTGCTCGACGCCGCTGGCAACGCGTTCGAGACCGAGGCCTTCCTCTCCGGCAAGGTGACGCCCGTGTTCTTCGGGAGCGCGATGAACAACTTCGGTGTCGAGCCGTTCCTCGCGCGGTTCATGGGCCTCTGCCCGTCGCCGCGCACCCGCGTCGCGAGCGGGCAAGAGATCCCGGCCGACGCCGAGTTCTTCACGGGCTTCGTGTTCAAGATCCAGGCGAACATGGATCCGCAGCACCGCGACCGCATCGCGTTCGTCCGCATCTGCTCGGGCAAGTTCGTGCGGGGCATGGACGTGCGCCACGTGCGCAGCAAGAAGAAGCTCACGCTCTCGCGCTCGCTGAACTTCCTCGCGCAAGAGCGGGTCACGGTCGACGAGGCCTACTCGGGAGACATCGTCGGCGTGTGGGATCCGGGGGTCCTCCGGATCGGCGACGCGCTGACCACGGGACCGGACGTCGAGTTCGACGGCATCCCGCGCTTCTCCCCCGAGCACTTCGTGCGCGTGCGCTCGGCCGACCCCATGAAGCGCAAGCAGCTCAAGAAGGGCCTCGAGGAGCTCTCCGACGAGGGCGCCGTGCTGCTCCTCTTCGACCGCGACGAGAACGACCCCGAGCCCATCCTCGGCACCGTGGGCCCGCTGCAGTTCGACGTCGTCCAGTACCGCCTGAAGTCGGAGTACGGCGTCGCCGCCATCTTCGAGCGCATGCCCTACAACTACGCGCGATGGGTGGAGGAGAGCGAGACGCACAGGCTCTCGCCCGAAGAGGTCGTTCGACGCGGCTCCATCGCTTGCGTCTACGACGTGGAGCGGCGCCCCATCTTGCTCTTCGACACCGAGTGGGTGATGCACCGCACCCAGGAGAAGCTCCAAGGGCTCACGTTCATCGCGGCCGCCCAGCCAGGCCGCCGGCAACACGGCAAACGCTAA
- a CDS encoding protein kinase, whose product MTGSGEPVRRAASATFGKYELFAKLGSGGMAEVFLALSRGMAGFNKLVVLKRLRPSLAEDTSMVSMFLDEARLAARLHHPNIVNTYEVGEQDGSYFIAMEYLEGQPLNRILKNAKAQESFTPAMWCHVFAEALAGLHHAHEQKDFDGKPLDIVHRDLSPHNIFVTYSGETKLVDFGIAKASVNTTSTATGILKGKVNYMSPEQVRGNADRRSDIFAMGLTLWEVLAGKGVFRGEAVTVLHRILNDAIPKLSEARPDIDPALEAIVMKALEKDKELRYQTADEFREALEEYVRAKGEGLRDTAIGKVVSTMFQETKDNVAERIKECVTGLQAAKPVTGESHAAPLLTTGSLPSLTLTPATGEYPHLANLSADTSDPGASSGSGSQGVSVKIATESPTASASTRPSGATPFTSSAYPQPKSKLPWVFVALAAFGLIGGIVYVLSSKKPDVAQPAATTAKVAIESTPSGATIEREGQVVGHTPAHLDLPLGKQALTLRRDGYAAETVTIDVKDGAKESVTLKVDSAPAPSGAPPQTAALGPSTTAKGPAVPAYAPVKHGGGPTPPVTAAPQPSATAAPSATAASGDKGYLSFNTFPWTRVSEGGRVIGTTPLYKVALPPGTHTLSLDNPEENVHSTFTVTIKPGESVSRTLELK is encoded by the coding sequence ATGACCGGAAGTGGGGAGCCCGTTCGCCGGGCAGCATCGGCGACGTTCGGCAAATACGAGCTCTTCGCGAAGCTCGGCAGCGGCGGCATGGCCGAGGTGTTCCTCGCGCTCTCGCGAGGCATGGCGGGGTTCAACAAGCTCGTCGTGTTGAAGCGCCTGCGCCCGAGCCTGGCCGAGGACACGTCGATGGTGAGCATGTTCCTCGACGAGGCTCGCCTCGCCGCGCGGCTCCACCACCCGAACATCGTGAACACGTACGAGGTGGGGGAACAGGACGGCTCCTACTTCATCGCGATGGAGTACCTCGAGGGGCAGCCCTTGAACCGCATCCTGAAGAACGCGAAAGCCCAGGAGTCGTTCACGCCGGCCATGTGGTGCCACGTGTTCGCCGAGGCGCTCGCTGGTCTGCACCACGCGCACGAGCAGAAGGACTTCGACGGAAAGCCCCTCGACATCGTCCACCGCGACCTCTCGCCCCACAACATCTTCGTCACGTACTCGGGCGAGACCAAGCTCGTCGACTTCGGGATCGCCAAGGCCTCGGTCAACACCACGAGCACCGCGACCGGCATCCTGAAGGGCAAGGTGAACTACATGTCGCCCGAGCAGGTGCGGGGCAACGCCGATCGGCGCTCCGACATCTTCGCGATGGGCCTCACGCTCTGGGAGGTCCTCGCCGGCAAGGGCGTGTTTCGCGGCGAGGCCGTCACGGTGCTGCATCGCATCTTGAACGACGCGATCCCCAAGCTGTCCGAGGCGCGGCCGGACATTGACCCGGCGCTCGAGGCCATCGTCATGAAGGCCCTCGAGAAGGACAAGGAGCTCCGCTACCAGACCGCCGACGAGTTCCGCGAAGCGCTCGAGGAGTACGTGCGCGCGAAGGGCGAGGGCCTGCGGGACACGGCGATCGGCAAGGTCGTGTCGACGATGTTCCAGGAGACGAAGGACAACGTCGCCGAGCGGATCAAGGAGTGTGTGACCGGGCTCCAGGCAGCGAAGCCTGTCACGGGCGAGAGCCACGCGGCGCCCTTGCTCACCACGGGCAGCCTCCCCTCCCTCACACTGACGCCCGCCACGGGCGAGTACCCGCACCTCGCGAACCTCTCGGCCGACACGAGCGACCCGGGGGCGAGCAGCGGCTCGGGATCCCAAGGCGTCTCCGTGAAGATCGCCACGGAGTCACCGACGGCCTCCGCGTCGACACGCCCGTCCGGCGCGACGCCCTTCACGTCGTCCGCCTACCCGCAGCCGAAGAGCAAGCTGCCTTGGGTCTTCGTCGCGCTCGCAGCCTTCGGCCTCATCGGGGGCATCGTCTACGTGCTCTCGAGCAAGAAGCCCGACGTAGCGCAGCCCGCGGCGACCACCGCGAAGGTGGCCATCGAGAGCACCCCCTCCGGGGCGACGATCGAGCGCGAAGGGCAAGTGGTCGGCCACACGCCCGCGCACCTCGACCTGCCGCTCGGAAAACAAGCGCTCACGCTCCGACGCGACGGGTACGCGGCCGAGACCGTCACGATCGACGTCAAAGACGGGGCGAAGGAGTCGGTCACGCTCAAGGTGGACAGCGCTCCGGCGCCGAGCGGCGCGCCTCCTCAGACCGCGGCCCTGGGTCCATCGACCACGGCGAAGGGCCCCGCGGTCCCTGCGTACGCTCCGGTGAAGCACGGCGGCGGCCCGACGCCTCCGGTCACCGCCGCACCGCAGCCGTCGGCCACGGCGGCTCCGAGCGCCACGGCTGCGTCGGGAGACAAAGGGTACCTCTCCTTCAACACGTTCCCGTGGACGAGGGTCTCCGAGGGTGGGCGCGTGATCGGCACGACGCCGCTCTACAAGGTGGCGCTACCCCCGGGCACCCACACGCTCTCCCTCGACAACCCCGAGGAGAACGTGCACTCCACCTTCACGGTGACGATCAAGCCGGGCGAGTCGGTAAGCCGCACGCTGGAGCTCAAGTAG
- a CDS encoding ABC transporter substrate-binding protein, whose protein sequence is MRSSLVVCGVLAACGIAAFAACSSDGGGGTPTVDSGPPPSDGGSGTIVIGVNLALTGSLAAFGQAEQSATRVAEQQINALGGVLDKQVKFEILDDATDTPTTKKNFENFFGRKLPVVLGPTGSGQASEGQNQAKAAFFPLISPSASTPITTSAEPALERYFFRTAPSHGLQAKAIAIRLFRGLGPKPAGDAGAGDGGTGTGTGTCRKIAIVNQDDAYGNPIAQGITDTMKGLGGEVVATVKVPATLAASYDTEAAQIVAAKPDCQVVVTFPAVGATYMRAFKKATAADTSRDWSSFLSLGSNGMKSEDTLVKGRENAADPNSPNSVEGMYVMNFDLSPKTPQANEFKNLFDSATGSDKTKDLPGYSANQFDAAVLAVLAIQRAGTTTDGKKIRDALFEVSRPPGTAFSPAKLADALIALRNGQDIDYDGASGPVNFDDFGEVLANFVVQKVEGAKFVDVKEAGLTPDDLK, encoded by the coding sequence ATGCGGAGCTCACTCGTAGTGTGCGGTGTCTTGGCGGCGTGTGGAATCGCCGCGTTTGCGGCCTGTTCGTCGGACGGTGGCGGAGGGACGCCGACGGTCGATAGCGGGCCGCCTCCGAGCGACGGCGGTTCGGGGACCATCGTCATCGGCGTGAACCTGGCGCTCACCGGGAGCCTCGCGGCGTTCGGTCAGGCCGAGCAGTCCGCCACGCGTGTGGCGGAGCAGCAAATCAACGCGCTCGGTGGCGTGCTCGACAAGCAGGTCAAATTCGAGATCTTGGACGACGCGACCGACACGCCGACGACCAAGAAGAACTTCGAGAACTTCTTCGGGCGCAAGCTGCCGGTGGTGCTCGGTCCGACGGGGAGCGGCCAGGCGAGCGAGGGGCAGAACCAAGCGAAGGCCGCCTTCTTCCCCCTCATCTCGCCGTCGGCGAGCACGCCCATCACCACGTCGGCCGAGCCGGCCCTCGAACGTTACTTCTTCCGCACGGCGCCGTCGCACGGCCTCCAAGCCAAGGCGATCGCCATTCGCCTCTTCCGTGGCCTCGGTCCGAAGCCCGCGGGTGACGCTGGCGCCGGGGATGGGGGCACGGGCACCGGCACGGGCACGTGCCGCAAGATCGCGATCGTCAACCAGGACGACGCGTACGGAAACCCGATCGCGCAGGGCATCACCGACACCATGAAGGGTCTCGGCGGTGAGGTCGTCGCGACCGTCAAGGTCCCCGCGACGCTGGCGGCCAGCTACGACACCGAAGCGGCGCAGATCGTCGCCGCGAAGCCCGACTGCCAGGTGGTCGTCACGTTCCCGGCGGTGGGCGCGACCTACATGCGCGCCTTCAAGAAGGCGACAGCCGCGGACACGTCGCGCGATTGGAGCTCCTTCTTGTCGCTCGGGTCGAACGGCATGAAGAGCGAAGATACGCTCGTCAAAGGCCGTGAGAACGCCGCCGACCCCAACTCGCCGAACTCGGTCGAAGGCATGTACGTCATGAACTTCGACCTCTCGCCGAAGACGCCGCAAGCGAACGAGTTCAAGAACTTGTTCGACAGCGCCACGGGCTCGGACAAGACGAAGGATCTCCCGGGCTACTCGGCGAACCAGTTCGATGCGGCGGTCCTCGCGGTGCTTGCGATTCAGCGTGCAGGAACCACGACCGACGGGAAGAAGATCCGCGACGCGCTGTTCGAGGTGTCTAGGCCGCCGGGCACCGCGTTCTCGCCAGCCAAGCTGGCCGACGCCCTCATCGCGCTCCGCAACGGACAAGACATCGACTACGACGGCGCCTCCGGCCCCGTGAACTTCGACGACTTCGGTGAGGTGCTCGCGAACTTCGTCGTCCAGAAGGTCGAGGGCGCCAAGTTCGTCGACGTCAAGGAAGCCGGGCTCACCCCCGACGACCTGAAGTAA